Below is a window of Desulfobotulus mexicanus DNA.
TAAAAAAGGAATTTCTGCGTGGGGTGAAAAAATCCCTGTGAATGGGAAAGGACAGGATTATTTGAAAAAAAGCTTCCCAAAAAATAAAAAAATGTATGACAATATAAACTCTGTTTTTATTGATGATGAAATGAAAAAGGGGTCGTAAAGCCCCCACGGTGCAAGTGAATTTTATATGCAGTACCTGCATGGAGATGGAATATGCCTTTTTCGGTCATGGATTATAATGGGATACAGCTGGTTTTTCATGCTGTTCCGGTTCTTTTGATCTGTATTCTTTGCTTTGTTCTTGTCTGGTCCAGAAAACAAAACAGGCTGCTTTTGCAAAGAAACAGAGCCTATGAAGATACTTTTCAGCGTTTTTTTAACAGTAACAGAATTCCCATGGTTTTAACGGATCTGGAAACGGGGGTGCTTGAGGATGTAAACCCTTCTTTCCTTGAGGTCACAGGGTACGATAGGGGAGAAATGCTTGGCCGGTCTTCTCTGGATATTGGCATCATAAAGGGTGGGGAACGGGACAGGATGAAGGCTCTGCTTTTGGAAAAAGGAGCTTTGGAAAATATCCGGGTACATATTCCCGTAAAATCCCATGAGAAAAAATTTTATACCTGTTTTGGTGAGGCTATTCTGATGCCTTACGGCAGTAAGGTTCTCTGCATAGCAAGGGACATTCATTTATTGTTAAGTTCCCGGCAGCTCCTTGCGGATCAGGAAAACCTGCTGGATACCATTTTCCGCAATACACCGGACTTTCTGATTTTGAAGGACAGAAATTTTGTCTATAAAAAAGTAACGCCGTCTTTTTTTAATTATTTCAAGGATTTTAACAGAAATTCTTCAATTGAGGGGAAAACGGATTTCGATTTCTTCCCGGAGGGAAAAGCCAGAGAACACAGGAAAGAGGATGAGGAGATCCTTGCTACCGGCAGAGTCATGACCATCAGCAAATCCTATAAAGGAGACATCGGGCGGCGCTGGTATCATATTATAAAAGCCCCCATCAAGGATGTGGCAGGGGAGGCCTCGGGGATTCTTTGTACCATCCGTGATGTGACAGCGGAAAAACGCATGGAAATGCTGCTGGAGGCCCGGCTTCGCATCAGTGAGTTCAGGTCTTCCACCACAAGCCATGGTCTTATAAAAAAAATTATAGAAACGGCTGGAGAAATTACTGAAAGCCGTTTTGCTTTTTTCTGTTCCAGAAACAGTTCGCTTCTGAAGGGGATTATGCTCCATGGTCCTGATGTTTTTTCCCATAATGATAATCTTCATCAGAGTGCCCGCCTGTGCGCATCCCGGCTTTTTTCTTTATGCAGACAAAAAGGTGATGTGGTGGTCTGTAATAGGAACAGCCTCCTTGAGTTGCCTGCATTTCCGGGTGTTGAGAAGGTTCATTCCATGATTTTGATCCCTGTATATGAAAAAAAACAGCTTGTGGGATTTTTCGGTGGAGGAAACAAGGATAAGGATTACGATGCCCAGGACAGGGATATGCTTAAGGAACTCTGTCATATGGGGATTGATATTGTCAGGCTTAAACGGACAGAGGAAAAATGGGTGGAGGTCCGGCGCATTCTCCAGAACATTGCCGACTATTTTCCGGGTATGCTTTTCAGATGCTCCGCATCACCGGGCTGGATTATGGAGCATGTTACAGGTACCTGTGAACAGCTCACAGGATATGCGCCTGAGGTCTTTTTGGAAGAACCTAAACTTCCTTTTTCCACACTTATTCATCCTGATGATAAAAAGAAGCTTGAAGCAACCCTTGCCAGGTCTTTTCTGAATAATCAGCCCTATGAGAAGGAATACCGGATTTTCCATAAAAACGGTACATGGCGCTGGGTACTTGAAAGAGGGGTTGGGTTGTATGCAGAGGACGGGCGTGTTGTATCCATCGAAGGTGTAATTACGGACATCCATGAGTATGTGGATATCCGGAAAAACCTCAGAAAACAGGAAATGATGATGAAGACCATGTTGGATGGTGTATCCGACATGATTATGCTTTTGAAAAAAGATTTCAGTATTCTGGCCATAAACAGGGCAGGGGCGGAGATTGTGGGTAAAAGTCCCGAAGAAGTCACGGGTATGAAATGCTATGAACTGTTGCACTATTCTTCGCCATGCGAAGGCTGTGCTGTAAAACAGGCCTTTGAAACGGGCAGCAATGCCAAAAAATTGCATTTTAACAGCTTTTTCAATGCATGGTTTGATTATAATGCCATGCTTGTAATGGGGAGTGAGCATGATTTTCCGATGGTCATTGCTCAGGTGCGGGATGTCAGTGAGAAAATAAAAAAAGATCAGGAGCTTCGTCTGCTGGAATCCGCCATGCAGCAGACCGCTGAAATGATTCTGATTACTGATAAAAATGGAATGATTCAATACGTGAACCCTGCTATTGAAAGGGTTACTGGATATAAAGCGGCAGAAATGCTGGGCAGGCATCCCAGAATGCTTGCAGGCAATCGACCCACAATGCAGCCATCCCATTACAGAAAAATGTGGCAGGTGCTGCGGTCCGGTAAGACCTGGCAGGGCCGTTTCATTAACCGTAAAAAATCCGGCGAAATTTTTACGGAGCAGTCTTCCATTGCGCCGATACTGGATGAAGCTGGCAGTATCGTCTCCTTTGTGGGCGTCTCCACGGACATTACAGAAGAGTTACAAAGGGAGTCACAGGTTTATCAGGCCCACAGGATGGAAGCCATCGGTTCCCTTGCCGGAGGTATAGCCCATGA
It encodes the following:
- a CDS encoding PAS domain S-box protein; protein product: MPFSVMDYNGIQLVFHAVPVLLICILCFVLVWSRKQNRLLLQRNRAYEDTFQRFFNSNRIPMVLTDLETGVLEDVNPSFLEVTGYDRGEMLGRSSLDIGIIKGGERDRMKALLLEKGALENIRVHIPVKSHEKKFYTCFGEAILMPYGSKVLCIARDIHLLLSSRQLLADQENLLDTIFRNTPDFLILKDRNFVYKKVTPSFFNYFKDFNRNSSIEGKTDFDFFPEGKAREHRKEDEEILATGRVMTISKSYKGDIGRRWYHIIKAPIKDVAGEASGILCTIRDVTAEKRMEMLLEARLRISEFRSSTTSHGLIKKIIETAGEITESRFAFFCSRNSSLLKGIMLHGPDVFSHNDNLHQSARLCASRLFSLCRQKGDVVVCNRNSLLELPAFPGVEKVHSMILIPVYEKKQLVGFFGGGNKDKDYDAQDRDMLKELCHMGIDIVRLKRTEEKWVEVRRILQNIADYFPGMLFRCSASPGWIMEHVTGTCEQLTGYAPEVFLEEPKLPFSTLIHPDDKKKLEATLARSFLNNQPYEKEYRIFHKNGTWRWVLERGVGLYAEDGRVVSIEGVITDIHEYVDIRKNLRKQEMMMKTMLDGVSDMIMLLKKDFSILAINRAGAEIVGKSPEEVTGMKCYELLHYSSPCEGCAVKQAFETGSNAKKLHFNSFFNAWFDYNAMLVMGSEHDFPMVIAQVRDVSEKIKKDQELRLLESAMQQTAEMILITDKNGMIQYVNPAIERVTGYKAAEMLGRHPRMLAGNRPTMQPSHYRKMWQVLRSGKTWQGRFINRKKSGEIFTEQSSIAPILDEAGSIVSFVGVSTDITEELQRESQVYQAHRMEAIGSLAGGIAHDLNNILFPLMGYAGLLREAVADNVQLAEYINEIFIASGRAKDLVNQILTFSRNLPEEKTSMEIQAILKEVLHFSRASIPSTIRIRNKIDDSCRPVWADPTQMHRVFINLVANAFHAMEKEGGILTLSLKEIYLSEDEHPMLPEGFYACAGVMDTGTGIDTAILDRIFDPYFTTKEKDKGTGLGLSLVHAIVKSHDGHIEVKSTTGEGTHFMVYIPCTIENNEMKKTEYGDEFSLSDPHLKGCEHILVLDDEEAIARMLAHLLELLGYTVTMCTQSSDALHLISGDNFVCDLVITDMTMPDMQGGEVCSRIKEIRPNLPLLLFTGRADVIHQEKLAFMGFAGMVTKPAKHTEVAVKIREILDIKKNH